A single Larimichthys crocea isolate SSNF chromosome VIII, L_crocea_2.0, whole genome shotgun sequence DNA region contains:
- the slc39a13 gene encoding zinc transporter ZIP13 isoform X1, whose translation MGPLRTTLRDPDTWLFGEAVLQRAGPCPQQLGVWWKSARRRAFLHHVGLDGRDTLVQRLPKPQALLVASAFWTVERMNGGSCMKPSWAVAALLIPVALLTLTSRGVSSSQKMSQTVMAHATATATGPGPGSTDYLPGLRAVADFLASEHAHVWFLSLVGSVAVGLSGIFPLLVIPIEAGAALKTEAGCQKLKQLLSFAIGGLLGDVFLHLLPEAWALSGSSSGKHNHYMTQGLWVIVGLLAFLLLEKMFPDQDGQEDPTSDSDLNFNSATQSNSVFSGKAVVSLRNGHHAESWKSSKQQSLRERSEKIKTSGYLNLLANCIDNFTHGLAVAGSFLVSKKVGFLTTFAILLHEIPHEVGDFAILLRAGFDRWSAACMQLSTALVGVLGACFALCAQSPHGAENATAWILPFTSGGFLYIALVNVVPDLLEESSLRQSILQILLIFCGMAVMALLSAIVD comes from the exons ATGGGGCCTTTGAGGACAACATTAAGG GATCCTGATACGTGGCTGTTTGGGGAAGCCGTGCTGCAGCGAGCGGGTCCCTGCCCTCAGCAGCTGGGAGTCTGGTGGAAGTCAGCGCGGCGCAGAGCCTTCCTTCATCACGTCGGCCTGGATGGCAGGGACACACTGGTGCAAAGACTGCCGAAACCACAAG CATTACTGGTTGCAAGTGCTTTTTGGACCGTGGAACGGATGAACGGTGGAAGCTGTATGAAGCCCAGTTGGGCTGTAGCTGCTCTGTTGATCCCAGTTGCCCTGCTGACGCTGACCTCCAGGGGGGTATCAAGCAGCCAGAAGATGTCACAAACGGTTATGGCTCATGCAACAGCCACGGCTACAGGACCAGGCCCGGGTTCCACAGATTACCTCCCCGGCCTCCGGGCAGTAGCAGACTTCTTAGCAAGTGAACATGCTCATGTTTGGTTCCTGTCTCTGGTGGGCTCTGTTGCTGTAGGCCTCAGTGGGATTTTCCCCCTCCTTGTGATTCCCATTGAAGCTGGGGCAGCCCTTAAAACAGAAG CTGGGTGCCAAAAGCTGAAGCAGCTCTTGAGTTTTGCTATTGGAGGTCTCCTTGGAGATGTATTCCTCCACCTTCTTCCTGAGGCATGGGCACTCTCTGGCTCTTCAT CTGGTAAACACAACCACTACATGACCCAGGGCTTGTGGGTAATTGTTGGCCTGTTGGCCTTTCTGCTCCTGGAGAAGATGTTTCCAGACCAAGATGGTCAGGAGGATCCCACTTCAGATTCAGACCTGAATTTCAACTCTGCT acgCAGTCTAAttctgttttcagtggaaaGGCAGTGGTGTCACTCAGAAACGGGCACCATGCTGAGTCATGGAAATCCTCCAAGCAACAGAGTCTGCGGGAAAGATCAGAGAAGATCAAG ACTAGTGGATACCTAAACCTGCTGGCCAACTGCATTGACAACTTCACCCACGGACTGGCAGTAGCAGGGAGTTTCCTGGTTAGCAAAAAG GTTGGGTTCCTCACCACCTTTGCCATCCTGCTCCATGAAATCCCCCATGAG GTGGGAGACTTTGCCATTCTGCTGAGGGCTGGCTTTGACCGGTGGAGCGCCGCTTGCATGCAGCTGTCCACGGCACTGGTCGGGGTCCTGGGAGCTTGCTTCGCTCTGTGTGCTCAGTCACCACATGGCGCAG AAAACGCCACTGCCTGGATATTGCCTTTCACCTCTGGGGGCTTCCTCTACATAGCCCTGGTGAATGTGGTGCCTGACCTGCTGGAGGAGTCCAGTTTAAG acAGTCCATACTGCAGATCCTGCTCATCTTCTGTGGCATGGCTGTCATGGCTCTGCTCTCTGCCATTGTTGACTGA
- the slc39a13 gene encoding zinc transporter ZIP13 isoform X2, with amino-acid sequence MNGGSCMKPSWAVAALLIPVALLTLTSRGVSSSQKMSQTVMAHATATATGPGPGSTDYLPGLRAVADFLASEHAHVWFLSLVGSVAVGLSGIFPLLVIPIEAGAALKTEAGCQKLKQLLSFAIGGLLGDVFLHLLPEAWALSGSSSGKHNHYMTQGLWVIVGLLAFLLLEKMFPDQDGQEDPTSDSDLNFNSATQSNSVFSGKAVVSLRNGHHAESWKSSKQQSLRERSEKIKTSGYLNLLANCIDNFTHGLAVAGSFLVSKKVGFLTTFAILLHEIPHEVGDFAILLRAGFDRWSAACMQLSTALVGVLGACFALCAQSPHGAENATAWILPFTSGGFLYIALVNVVPDLLEESSLRQSILQILLIFCGMAVMALLSAIVD; translated from the exons ATGAACGGTGGAAGCTGTATGAAGCCCAGTTGGGCTGTAGCTGCTCTGTTGATCCCAGTTGCCCTGCTGACGCTGACCTCCAGGGGGGTATCAAGCAGCCAGAAGATGTCACAAACGGTTATGGCTCATGCAACAGCCACGGCTACAGGACCAGGCCCGGGTTCCACAGATTACCTCCCCGGCCTCCGGGCAGTAGCAGACTTCTTAGCAAGTGAACATGCTCATGTTTGGTTCCTGTCTCTGGTGGGCTCTGTTGCTGTAGGCCTCAGTGGGATTTTCCCCCTCCTTGTGATTCCCATTGAAGCTGGGGCAGCCCTTAAAACAGAAG CTGGGTGCCAAAAGCTGAAGCAGCTCTTGAGTTTTGCTATTGGAGGTCTCCTTGGAGATGTATTCCTCCACCTTCTTCCTGAGGCATGGGCACTCTCTGGCTCTTCAT CTGGTAAACACAACCACTACATGACCCAGGGCTTGTGGGTAATTGTTGGCCTGTTGGCCTTTCTGCTCCTGGAGAAGATGTTTCCAGACCAAGATGGTCAGGAGGATCCCACTTCAGATTCAGACCTGAATTTCAACTCTGCT acgCAGTCTAAttctgttttcagtggaaaGGCAGTGGTGTCACTCAGAAACGGGCACCATGCTGAGTCATGGAAATCCTCCAAGCAACAGAGTCTGCGGGAAAGATCAGAGAAGATCAAG ACTAGTGGATACCTAAACCTGCTGGCCAACTGCATTGACAACTTCACCCACGGACTGGCAGTAGCAGGGAGTTTCCTGGTTAGCAAAAAG GTTGGGTTCCTCACCACCTTTGCCATCCTGCTCCATGAAATCCCCCATGAG GTGGGAGACTTTGCCATTCTGCTGAGGGCTGGCTTTGACCGGTGGAGCGCCGCTTGCATGCAGCTGTCCACGGCACTGGTCGGGGTCCTGGGAGCTTGCTTCGCTCTGTGTGCTCAGTCACCACATGGCGCAG AAAACGCCACTGCCTGGATATTGCCTTTCACCTCTGGGGGCTTCCTCTACATAGCCCTGGTGAATGTGGTGCCTGACCTGCTGGAGGAGTCCAGTTTAAG acAGTCCATACTGCAGATCCTGCTCATCTTCTGTGGCATGGCTGTCATGGCTCTGCTCTCTGCCATTGTTGACTGA